The following proteins come from a genomic window of Accipiter gentilis chromosome 2, bAccGen1.1, whole genome shotgun sequence:
- the WASHC5 gene encoding WASH complex subunit 5, translated as MVDFLAENNLCGQAILRIVSCGNAIIAELLRLSEFIPGVFRLKDKADQQKYGDIIFDFSYFKGPETCEGKLEAKPELLDLDEEFRENNIEILTRFYLAFQSVHKYIVDLNRYLDDLNEGIYIQQTLETVLLNEDGKQLLCEALYLYGVMLLVIDQKIEGEVRERMLVSYYRYSAARSSADSNLDDICKLLRSTGYSSQPGAKRPPNYPESYFSRVPISETFISMVIGRLRSDDIYNQVSAYPLPEHRSTALATQAAMLYVILYFDPSILHTQQAKMREIVDKYFPDNWVISIYMGIAVNLAEAWEPYKAAKTALNYTLDLSNVKEQASRYAAVTERVHTQVQQFLKEGCLREELVLDNIPKLLNCLRDCNVAIRWLVLHTADTACDPNNKRLRQIKDQILTDSRYNPRILFQLLLDTAQFEFILKEMFKQMLSEKQTKWENYKKEGSERMTELADVFSGVKPLTRVEKNENLQAWFREISKQIMSLNYDDSTAAGRKTVQLIQALEEVQEFHQLETNLQVCQFLADTRKFLHQMIRTINIKEEVLITMQIVGDLSYAWQLIDSFTSIMQESIRVSPSMVTKLRATFLKLASALDLPLLRINQANSPDLLSVSQYYSGELVSYVRKVLQIIPESMFTSLLKIIKLQTHDIIEVPTRLDKDKLRDYAQLGPRYEVAKLTHAISIFTEGILMMKTTLVGIIKVDPKQLLEDGIRKELVKRVALALHRGLIFNPRAKPSELMPKLKEMAATMDGFHRSFEYIQDYVNIYGLKIWQEEVSRIINYNVEQECNNFLRTKIQDWQSIYQSTHIPIPKFTPVDESVTFIGRLCREILRITDPKITCYIDQMNTWYDIKTHQEVTNSRLFSEIQDTLGTFGLNGLDRLLCFMIVKELQNFLSMFQKNILCDKTVQDTLKALMNAVSPLKGIIANSNKVYSAAIAKTQKIWTAYLDSIMKVGQMQILRRQITNELNYSCRFDSKHLAAALENLNKAILADIEAHYQNPSLPYPKEDNTLLYEITAYLEAAGIHNPLNKIYITTKCLPYFPTVNFLFLISQFPKLQYNRNLGVVCKRPADQIDWLPLVLGLLTLLKQFHSRYTEQFLALIGQFIRSTMEQCTSQKIPEMPADVVGALMFLEDYIRYTKLPRKVVEAHVPSFIFDEFRTVL; from the exons ATGGTCGATTTTCTAGCTGAAAACAATCTCTGTGGTCAGGCAATTCTTCGGATTGTGTCCTGTGGAAATGCCATCATTGCAGAACTTCTGAGACTTTCTGAATTTATTCCTGGTGTTTTCAGGCTGAAGGACAAGGCTGATCAACAGAAGTATGGGGATATCATATttgatttcagttattttaag gGGCCTGAGACATGTGAAGGCAAACTGGAAGCCAAACCTGAGTTACTGGATTTAGATGAAGAATTTCGTGAAAACAACATTGAAATATTAACAAGATTTTATCTAGCTTTTCAGAGTGTACATAAATACATTGTAGATTTAAACAG ATATTTAGATGACCTCAATGAAGGAATTTACATTCAGCAAACATTAGAAACGGTCCTCCTTAATGAAGATGGAAAACAGCTTCTA TGTGAAGCGCTCTATTTATATGGAGTCATGCTACTGGTCATTGACCAGAAGATTGAAGGAGAAGTCAGAGAAAGAATGTTGGTTTCCTACTACAGATACAG TGCAGCCCGATCCTCTGCCGATTCCAATTTAGATGATATCTGTAAATTGCTTCGAAGCACTGGATACTCAAGCCAACCTGGAGCTAAAAGACCTCCAAACTACCCCGAGAGTTACTTCAGCAGGGTACCCATAAGTGAAACATTCATTAGCATGGTTATTGGCCGCTTACGGTCAGATGACATTTATAACCAG GTTTCGGCATATCCATTACCAGAACACCGCAGCACTGCCCTGGCTACTCAGGCTGCTATGCTCTATGTGATACTGTATTTTGACCCTTCTATTCTTCACACTCAACAAGCGAAAATGAGAGAGATCGTGGATAAATACTTTCCAGATaattgg GTTATTAGCATTTACATGGGAATCGCTGTAAATCTAGCAGAAGCATGGGAACCATACAAAGCTGCTAAAACTGCCCTCAACTACACACTGGATCTTTCAAATGTCAAAGAGCAG GCAAGCAGATACGCTGCAGTCACTGAGCGAGTGCACACTCAAGTGCAACAGTTTCTCAAAGAGGGCTGTCTAAGGGAAGAGCTGGTGCTGGACAATATTCCCAAGCTGCTGAATTGCCTGCGAGACTGCAATGTAGCAATCCGCTGGCTGGTGCTTCACACTGCAGATACAG CTTGTGATCCAAATAACAAACGTCTCCGCCAGATAAAGGATCAAATTCTAACAGACTCAAGGTACAATCCCAGGAtccttttccagctgcttctgGATACAGCtcaatttgaatttattttgaaagag ATGTTCAAGCAGATGctgtcagaaaaacaaacaaaatgggaGAACTATAAAAAAGAGGGATCTGAAAGGATGACTGAGCTTGCTGACGTCTTCTCAGGAGTTAAACCTCTTACTAGAGTGGAGAAAAATG AAAATCTTCAGGCTTGGTTCAGAGAAATCTCCAAGCAAATAATGTCTCTAAACTATGATGATTCCACTGCAGCAGGCAGAAAAACTGTGCAGCTAATACAGGCACTAGAGGAG GTCCAAGAGTTTCACCAGCTGGAAACTAACCTGCAAGTTTGCCAGTTTCTGGCTGACACCCGCAAATTTCTCCATCAGATGATCCGAACTATCAACATTAAAGAAGAGGTCTTGATCACCATGCAGATAGTTGGTGATCTTTCTTATGCTTGGCAACTAATTGACAG CTTTACATCTATTATGCAGGAAAGCATAAGAGTCAGTCCTTCTATGGTAACTAAACTCAGAGCCACTTTCCTAAAG CTTGCTTCTGCACTTGACTTGCCACTTCTCCGCATCAATCAAGCAAACAGCCCTGATCTTCTCAGTGTATCACAGTATTATTCGGGCGAGTTGGTTTCCTATGTAAGAAAG GTTTTACAGATAATTCCAGAAAGCATGTTTACATCTCTTCTCAAAATTATAAAGCTTCAGACTCATGATATTATTGAAGTGCCCACTCGCCTTGATAAAGACAAACTACGAGATTATGCTCAGCTTGGACCACGATACGAG GTTGCCAAGCTAACCCACGCAATTTCAATCTTCACTGAAGGTATCCTCATGATGAAAACTACTTTAGTTGGTATCATCAAG GTGGACCCAAAACAGTTACTAGAGGATGGAATAAGGAAGGAGCTAGTAAAACGGGTAGCTCTAGCTCTTCACAGGGGACTCATCTTTAATCCTAGAGCCAAG cCAAGCGAACTGATGCCCAAACTGAAAGAAATGGCAGCTACAATGGATGGGTTCCATCGATCATTTGAATATATCCAGGATTATGTCAACATATATGGTTTAAAAATTTGGCAAGAGGAAGTGTCTCGTATTATTAACTACAATGTGGAACAAGAGTGCAATAACTTCTTAAGAACAAAG attCAAGACTGGCAAAGCATATACCAGTCTACTCACATTCCCATACCAAAATTCACACCTGTGGATGAATCTGTAACATTTATTGGTCGGCTTTGTAGAGAAATCCTGAGGATCACAGACCCAAA aaTCACATGTTACATTGACCAAATGAACACTTGGTATGATATCAAAACTCATCAGGAAGTAACCAATAGTCGTCTCTTCTCAGAGATCCAAGATACTTTAGGTACCTTTGGTCTCAATGGTTTAGACAGGCTGCTGTGTTTCATGATTGTAAAGGAGCTGCAG AATTTCCTCagtatgtttcagaaaaatatattgtGTGACAAGACAGTACAGGATACCTTAAAAGCACTTATGAATGCTGTCAGTCCTCTCAAAGGAATTATAG caaATTCAAACAAGGTTTATTCTGCAGCAATTGCAAAAACTCAGAAGATCTGGACAGCATATTTAGACTCCATAATGAAG GTTGGTCAGATGCAGATTTTAAGACGACAGATTACCAATGAATTGAATTATTCCTGCAGATTTGACTCCAAGCATTtggctgctgctttggaaaatctCAATAA agCAATACTGGCTGACATTGAAGCACATTATCAGAACCCATCACTACCTTATCCTAAAGAAGACAACACTCTTTTGTATGAAATCACAGCTTATCTGGAAGCAGCTGGCATTCACAATCCATTAAATAAG atCTACATAACAACAAAATGTCTGCCTTATTTTCCCACCGTCAACTTCCTATTTCTCATTTCCCAGTTTCCAAAACTTCAGTACAACAGAAATTTAG gagTGGTGTGCAAGCGGCCAGCTGATCAGATTGATTGGCTTCCTTTAGTTCTGGGACTCCTTACCCTGTTGAAACAGTTTCACTCAAGATACACAGAACAATTTCTGGCCCTGATTGGTCAGTTTATTCGTTCAACGATGGAACAGTGCACAAG CCAGAAGATACCAGAAATGCCTGCTGATGTAGTGGGTGCCCTCATGTTTCTGGAAGATTACATTCGCTACACAAAGTTACCAAGAAAG